A single genomic interval of Pogoniulus pusillus isolate bPogPus1 chromosome 24, bPogPus1.pri, whole genome shotgun sequence harbors:
- the CCDC9B gene encoding coiled-coil domain-containing protein 9B isoform X2: MSTMHRADAAVDDAVLRKKEQKDVELDKKILALRKKNEALIRRYQEIEEDKKRAEQEGMAVTSRRPKQDGLTITITKAHNDKRVVSEKWVSPCPTSPGFGIGSEEEEEEEEADHMFTFRMGKRMQLAVTMDNKAKGKRIVSEKRPEGFPGPGRVPDLGEEGTDHLVAFRRGRRMQIAITMDNKEKAEERRTAEKRRSDSDRGSESEHSRKDGGKPAQKSPGEPSLALTGRERSEYVRWKRERDQIDLERLARHKNARGEWRRAWDVEKSEHMFEEDFVKDGEPALDNPSHKKGGRNPRKFQHRSFPSNGRGGGQHGVNVSDPGQKAVPAMSSRAKGKDRLTGRARRWDAKEGEELSFLKDDPDSQRSLAMDKWKSRGEEGVEENCTADQEEKVKQTSPQDQGAPLSQSLRSGKVLSAHNGQKEEQRGVKGMEVAVPSAGASEPAPKPSQEGTGEDADGTPGTAGVCQEKESADSSAPQSSLPSTVQATRHSSEEPLSLPVAPGSEQTSASGQEPTEGSPASHGGKLDTAAGDRLDAGQGQLVGKRGEEVTQTSATQGQTFALKDGQDAEGTEHREPLPPRDTSSEETVVSEQDTAKSQSREGDQPEDCKDKDSEDTHN; the protein is encoded by the exons gatgctgctgtggacgATGCAGTGTTGAGGAAGAAAGAGCAGAAGGATGTTGAACTCGATAAGAAAATCTTGGCGCTGCGGAAGAAGAACGAAGCTCTCATACGAAGGTACCAG GAAATAGAAGAGGATAAAAAGcgagctgagcaggagggcatggctgtcACCTCCAGGAGACCCAAGCAGGATGGACTCACTATTACCATCACCAAAGCCCACAAT GACAAAAGGGTAGTGAGTGAGAAATGGGTCAGCCCCTGTCCTACGAGCCCTGGGTTTGGCATTggcagtgaggaagaggaggaggaggaggaagcagatcATATGTTCACATTCAGGATGGGGAAGAGGATGCAGCTGGCTGTTACCATGGACAACAAAGCCAAg GGCAAGCGCATCGTCAGCGAGAAGCGCCCCGAGGGCTTCCCTGGCCCGGGCAGGGTGCCAGACCTGGGTGAGGAAGGCACCGACCACCTGGTGGCTTTCcgcaggggcaggaggatgcAGATTGCCATCACCATGGACAACAAGGAAAAG gcagaggagaggagaacagcagagaagaggagatcAGACAGCGACAGAGGCTCAGAAAGTGAGCATAGCCGGAAG GACGGTGGGAAGCCAGCCCAGAAGAGCCCCGGGGAGCCGAGCCTGGCGCTGACGGGGCGGGAGCGCTCCGAGTACGTGCGCTGGAAGCGGGAGCGGGACCAGATCGACCTGGAGCGGCTGGCGCGACACAAGAACGCCAGGGGCGAGTGGCGACGGGCCTGGGACGTGGAGAAGTCGGAGCACAT GTTTGAAGAGGACTTTGTTAAGGATGGGGAGCCAGCCTTGGATAATCCCAGCCATAAGAAAG GGGGAAGAAACCCAAGGAAATTCCAGCACAGATCTTTTCCTTCCAACGGGAGAG GTGGAGGACAGCATGGAGTGAATGTGAGCGACCCTGGTCAGAAGGCAGTGCCTGCTATGAGCAGCCGAGCCAAGGGGAAGGACAGACTGACGGGCAGAGCCAGGAG GTGGGATGCAAAAGAAGGCGAGGAGCTGTCTTTTCTGAAGGATGACCCTGACAGCCAG AGGAGCCTCGCTATGGACAAGTGGAAGAGCAGAGGTGAGGAGGGGGTGGAAGAGAACTGCACAGCTGACCAGGAGGAGAAGGTGAAACAGACAAGCCCCCAGGATCAGGGGGCCCCCCTCTCACAAAGTCTCCGAAGCGGGAAGGTCCTGTCTGCCCACAACGGCcagaaggaggagcagagaggagtgAAGGGCATGGAGGTGGCCGTGCCCAGCGCAGGTGCCTCAGAGCCAGCGCCCAAGCCAAGTCAGGAAGGCACCGGGGAAGATGCCGATGGGacgcctggcactgctggtgtctgccaggagaaggagagcgctgacagctctgccccacagaGCAGCTTGCCGAGCACTGTGCAAGCCACCAggcacagcagtgaggagcCTTTGTCACTGCCTGTGGCACCTGGCTCAGAGCAAACCTCAGCTTCAGGACAGGAGCCCACGGAGGGCTCCCCAGCCAGCCACGGAggaaagctggacacagcagcaggagacagACTGGATGCAGGTCAAGGACAGCTGGTGGGAAAAAGAGGGGAGGAAGTGACCCAAACCAGTGCCACTCAGGGGCAGACATTTGCACTGAAAGATGggcaagatgctgaaggcactgAACACAGAGAGCCTCTGCCCCCGAGGGACaccagctctgaggagactGTTGTGTCTGAGCAAGACACAGCAAAATCACAGTCCAGGGAAGGGGACCAGCCTGAGGACTGCAAGGACAAGGACAGTGAGGACACCCACAACTAG
- the CCDC9B gene encoding coiled-coil domain-containing protein 9B isoform X1 gives MSTMHRADAAVDDAVLRKKEQKDVELDKKILALRKKNEALIRRYQEIEEDKKRAEQEGMAVTSRRPKQDGLTITITKAHNDLKDAITQTELCGQDSPALSMDKRVVSEKWVSPCPTSPGFGIGSEEEEEEEEADHMFTFRMGKRMQLAVTMDNKAKGKRIVSEKRPEGFPGPGRVPDLGEEGTDHLVAFRRGRRMQIAITMDNKEKAEERRTAEKRRSDSDRGSESEHSRKDGGKPAQKSPGEPSLALTGRERSEYVRWKRERDQIDLERLARHKNARGEWRRAWDVEKSEHMFEEDFVKDGEPALDNPSHKKGGRNPRKFQHRSFPSNGRGGGQHGVNVSDPGQKAVPAMSSRAKGKDRLTGRARRWDAKEGEELSFLKDDPDSQRSLAMDKWKSRGEEGVEENCTADQEEKVKQTSPQDQGAPLSQSLRSGKVLSAHNGQKEEQRGVKGMEVAVPSAGASEPAPKPSQEGTGEDADGTPGTAGVCQEKESADSSAPQSSLPSTVQATRHSSEEPLSLPVAPGSEQTSASGQEPTEGSPASHGGKLDTAAGDRLDAGQGQLVGKRGEEVTQTSATQGQTFALKDGQDAEGTEHREPLPPRDTSSEETVVSEQDTAKSQSREGDQPEDCKDKDSEDTHN, from the exons gatgctgctgtggacgATGCAGTGTTGAGGAAGAAAGAGCAGAAGGATGTTGAACTCGATAAGAAAATCTTGGCGCTGCGGAAGAAGAACGAAGCTCTCATACGAAGGTACCAG GAAATAGAAGAGGATAAAAAGcgagctgagcaggagggcatggctgtcACCTCCAGGAGACCCAAGCAGGATGGACTCACTATTACCATCACCAAAGCCCACAAT GACCTGAAAGATGCAATTACCCAGACTGAACTCTGTGGACAAGATAGCCCAGCCCTTTCGATG GACAAAAGGGTAGTGAGTGAGAAATGGGTCAGCCCCTGTCCTACGAGCCCTGGGTTTGGCATTggcagtgaggaagaggaggaggaggaggaagcagatcATATGTTCACATTCAGGATGGGGAAGAGGATGCAGCTGGCTGTTACCATGGACAACAAAGCCAAg GGCAAGCGCATCGTCAGCGAGAAGCGCCCCGAGGGCTTCCCTGGCCCGGGCAGGGTGCCAGACCTGGGTGAGGAAGGCACCGACCACCTGGTGGCTTTCcgcaggggcaggaggatgcAGATTGCCATCACCATGGACAACAAGGAAAAG gcagaggagaggagaacagcagagaagaggagatcAGACAGCGACAGAGGCTCAGAAAGTGAGCATAGCCGGAAG GACGGTGGGAAGCCAGCCCAGAAGAGCCCCGGGGAGCCGAGCCTGGCGCTGACGGGGCGGGAGCGCTCCGAGTACGTGCGCTGGAAGCGGGAGCGGGACCAGATCGACCTGGAGCGGCTGGCGCGACACAAGAACGCCAGGGGCGAGTGGCGACGGGCCTGGGACGTGGAGAAGTCGGAGCACAT GTTTGAAGAGGACTTTGTTAAGGATGGGGAGCCAGCCTTGGATAATCCCAGCCATAAGAAAG GGGGAAGAAACCCAAGGAAATTCCAGCACAGATCTTTTCCTTCCAACGGGAGAG GTGGAGGACAGCATGGAGTGAATGTGAGCGACCCTGGTCAGAAGGCAGTGCCTGCTATGAGCAGCCGAGCCAAGGGGAAGGACAGACTGACGGGCAGAGCCAGGAG GTGGGATGCAAAAGAAGGCGAGGAGCTGTCTTTTCTGAAGGATGACCCTGACAGCCAG AGGAGCCTCGCTATGGACAAGTGGAAGAGCAGAGGTGAGGAGGGGGTGGAAGAGAACTGCACAGCTGACCAGGAGGAGAAGGTGAAACAGACAAGCCCCCAGGATCAGGGGGCCCCCCTCTCACAAAGTCTCCGAAGCGGGAAGGTCCTGTCTGCCCACAACGGCcagaaggaggagcagagaggagtgAAGGGCATGGAGGTGGCCGTGCCCAGCGCAGGTGCCTCAGAGCCAGCGCCCAAGCCAAGTCAGGAAGGCACCGGGGAAGATGCCGATGGGacgcctggcactgctggtgtctgccaggagaaggagagcgctgacagctctgccccacagaGCAGCTTGCCGAGCACTGTGCAAGCCACCAggcacagcagtgaggagcCTTTGTCACTGCCTGTGGCACCTGGCTCAGAGCAAACCTCAGCTTCAGGACAGGAGCCCACGGAGGGCTCCCCAGCCAGCCACGGAggaaagctggacacagcagcaggagacagACTGGATGCAGGTCAAGGACAGCTGGTGGGAAAAAGAGGGGAGGAAGTGACCCAAACCAGTGCCACTCAGGGGCAGACATTTGCACTGAAAGATGggcaagatgctgaaggcactgAACACAGAGAGCCTCTGCCCCCGAGGGACaccagctctgaggagactGTTGTGTCTGAGCAAGACACAGCAAAATCACAGTCCAGGGAAGGGGACCAGCCTGAGGACTGCAAGGACAAGGACAGTGAGGACACCCACAACTAG